The Candidatus Neomarinimicrobiota bacterium genome includes the window TGTTAATAACTAAAGTATCGAGAAACACACCTACCATGCTGACCAGCCCCTGTGAACGGGGGGATGTAGTGATCGCAGCGCCATGAACTATCGGGGCGCTGCCGGTACCAGCCTCGTTCGAGTAGACACCTCGAGCCACACCATACCGGACAGCCATCATTACCGAAGCTCCGGCGAAACCGCCTGAGGCGCTCCTTGGACTGAATGCGGATTCTATTATTTCCTTGAGTATGCCTAAAATCTCTGATGTGTTAATAATTACGATCAGTAGTCCGGTCACTAAATATATCAATACCATTATAGGAGTTAATTTTGCGGCTATTATAACGATACTTCTTATTCCTTTTATTATTACAAGCCAAGTGAGAAATGCTATCACTAACCCGCTTAAAAGCATCGGTACTTCAAAAAGTTTGTTAAGCACCAGGCTCATAGAATTAGTCTGAATTGTAGATGTTGACACTAAGGTTTTTATGCCCATAAAAAAGGCGAATATGCCTGCAAGCCAGCCCCATCCTAACCCATATTTCATGTAATACATTGGACCCGCTAATATCGAACCGTTCTCGCTGATCTTTCTGTATTTGACACCGAGTGAAGATTCGGCGAATGAAATCGCCATACCGAAAAACGCCGATATCCACATCCAGAAAACCGCTCCGGGTCCCCCAATGGCAATCGCGGTGGCAACTCCTGCGATATTTCCGTTTCCGACTGCACCTCCAAGCGCCATAGATAAAGCTTCATATGGAGTGATATCTCCTTTTCCCCTACCTTTCAGGGCTTTATCCCTTCTGGTATTAGATGATTGTTTAAGAGCCTCGCGAAAATTTCTCAGCTGCAGAAATTTTAACCTGACAGTGAAATAAACTCCGACTCCAACCACAAAGATCAGCATATGCGGACCCCATACGAGATTTCCGATCATTTCAATTATGTCATTCAACTGATTTGCCCAATGTAGGAATTACGAAATTCCTGAATTAATTATTAAATCCGGCTATCCATTCTAAAACAGCATCCGATGATTGTAACACTTGTGCTTCGGAAGGCAGTGATTTCAAAAACGTCTTGCCGTACATTTTGTTCGTTAATCTGTTATCGAGTATGAGTATGGTTCCCCGGTCTGACTTTGACCTTATCAACCTCCCGAAACCCTGCCGGAATTTAATTATCGCCTCCGGGATAGAGTAACTCGTAAAAGCGTTCTTCCCCTCGGATTTCAGCTTTTCCTCTATTGCGAGAACTATCGGTTCGGTGGGAACAAGAAAAGGTAATTTGGTTATGACGAGCAGTTCAAGTGCATCACCCTGAACGTCGATTCCCTCCCAGAATGAATCAGTGCCCAAAAGTGTACTTCCCATTTCCTTTTTCATTTTTTCCTGCAGCACAAATCGGGAGCCGTCTTTTCCCTGCCCGAGCAATGACAGACCCAATTTTCTATAATCAGGCTCAAGCGAATCATAAAATCTGTTCATCATGCCGTAAGACGTGAAAAGAACCAACGTGCCTTTTCTATGTGTGGAATTGATAGCGCTGATTAGCTTCGCAGCTTGCTCGATAAATTCATCACTGTTTGGCGGCGGCATATACGCTGTTATTCCAATTTGAGCTTGTTCTGAATAATTAAATGGCGAACCGACTTCTTTATTTATTAACTTTTCGGGATCGGTCAATCCCACTCCCGTCCTCTCGAGAAAATAATTGAAGCTGCCCGCTACCGCAAGGGTTGCTGATGTGAATACGGCACACCTTAATCGCGAGTAAAGATGCTCATTCAACGTATCAGCCATGTTTAACGGAACGGCAAACAGTCTGACGTCCAGGCTGTCTGTCTTGGTCGGAAGTTCAACCCAGTATACATAATCTTGATCGGATGCTTCAAACAGGCGTTCTGATAGCTCTATGAAATTGACAAGTTTTTCATATTCATTCTGTATATCCGTATAGGCTTCATCACCGTTATTACTGCTCCCCATGGGGATATCCATTATTATCTCAAGTAATTGTTTAATAAGGCTTCCCAGTATCGCTGCGGATTGAATAAACTGATCAACATTCTCCGATACCAATTCGAAAAATTGATCCTCATTTTTATAGCGGATTTTTGCTACATACCTGGTTCTGATTTTGGGGACCCATTCCGGCAATTTATTCAGATTCGAAAACAATTCGGTCGCTGCCGATTCCGTTTTATCTGTCTGATCGATCACTTTCTCGATAATCCGAAGTATTGTATCCATTTTGTCCAAGCTTTTCACGCTTTGGACAATACGCAATAGCCTGTCTATCACTCCCCCGCCAACGGAGTCATTTTCGTGAATACCGGAAAGAATCCTTTTTATTTTCCATACTGATAATTCCTCCCCGAGAAACTGCCACGCATCCTTTTCTAAGTTGTGCGCCTCATCGATAACGAGGTTTTGATAGTCGTTCAGAACCTGATTGTTTGATGCAGCATCAGAAAGTAGGAGTGAGTGATTTACGACAATGATATCCGCTGTTGCCGCAGCATCCCTGACATTTCCAAGAAAACATCCGTTATACTGCTTGCACTTCATCTTGCCGCACTTCCCTGACTCGGCGGAGATTTTATTCCACAATGAATAAGAACGATTACGATTAAAGCCATGATTTTCTTCTATATCGCCTGTCTTGGTATGGTTGATCCAGGTAACTATCGGCGCTATTCCAATTCTTTCCTCCTCTGTAAGCCAATTGCCGGGATCCATGATTGCCTGATAATATTTGGTCAGACAAAGATAGTTATTTCGTCCCTTTAGCAGCACAGCTTTGAAAGGAATTGGAAGTGATTTGTGCAAAAATGGTATGTCCTTATTGAATAATTGATCTTGAAGATTCTTAGTTCGCGTTGATATTACTACCCTTTGTCCGGCAGGCCGATTGTTCCACGCCCACATTATTGAAGGCACCAAATAAGCCAGCGTTTTTCCGACTCCGGTGCCGGCTTCAATGGCAAGCATCTGTCCTGCGTTAAAGGCTTCGGCTATCGTAAACGCCATATCCTCTTGTTGAGGTCTCTCTTCATATTCCTTCAAATTAAGGGATATTTCCCCGTTAACCTGAAATATCGCTTTAACTTCTTTCGGGTTTATATACTCTAATTTAGGCGCGGCATCCAGCTGTACAGTCGTTGTTTTTCCTATTACGTTGCTTCTCATGCTCTTTACGTCATTTGGAAGCTGTTCCAATCCTTCACTGATCTCTCCGTCATTTAATAAGCCCGACAGCGCATATAATAATTTCTTCGATGAATTATTTGTTCCTTCGAATAAACTGTGGAGAGTACTTATAGTCTTATAACTCGTCTCAAGCATTCTTTCTACTATTTTCAGGAATAAATATCCAGCCCTTTCGGCGTCGGAACTGGCTCTGTGGGCGTCAGATTCGTCAAACCCGAAATATTCGGCTAACGTCACCAATTTGTGATTATTCACCCACCAGTAAAATATCCTCGAGAGCAGTGCGGTATCGTAAACGTCGTTTTTAAAGTATGCTTGCGGTTTTTCAGACCTCCCGGATGATTCTGCATCAGCCTTAGCAGCCCAGGTTCTAAGAAATTTCATGTCGAAAGGAGAGTTATGAGCTACTAAGGGCATATCTCCGCAGAATTCGATAAAATCTGATATCACTTCATGATAGTCGGGTGCGTCGGCAACGTCATGGTCTGATATGCCGGTCAGTTTTGTAATAAACGTAGGAATTTTTATCGAAGGACGAACAAATGATTCAAAACTTTCACCGGGCTCGCAGTCGTGAAATTTTGTCGCTCCGATCTCGATTATCTGATCTTCTGAGGCATTCAGCCCGGTAGTTTCGATGTCGAGCGCTATAAAATCGGATAATCCAAGTTTACGAATTATCTCAGGATCAGGCATCAATCGAAGTTAATTTTTACCCGATGAAACGAATAAGAAGAAGCACAGAGGGAATACGTCACCGGAACTGTTATTAAATGGAGGTAAATGCTCTGGCAACGTCAAACAGTAGTTTTGGATGTCTAATTAAAGCTGATTTGAATATTTTTCCTAAAGATCTCTTATTTTCGGGAATCTCACTTATTATATCAGCTGTACGGTTTAAATCATCATCCGTCAACTTCATTATGGCAGATTTAATCCGGTACATTCTCTCGTAACTCTTTCCAAGTAACTTATGCCATTCCTTTTCATAGGAGCTGAGAAATTTATAAGAATAATTACTTTGATTTACAGCTTCGACGGCTTTCATCCCTGCAAGCCTCCCACCCTGCATCCCGGAGACTATGCCTGCGCCTG containing:
- a CDS encoding sodium:alanine symporter family protein, with product MNDIIEMIGNLVWGPHMLIFVVGVGVYFTVRLKFLQLRNFREALKQSSNTRRDKALKGRGKGDITPYEALSMALGGAVGNGNIAGVATAIAIGGPGAVFWMWISAFFGMAISFAESSLGVKYRKISENGSILAGPMYYMKYGLGWGWLAGIFAFFMGIKTLVSTSTIQTNSMSLVLNKLFEVPMLLSGLVIAFLTWLVIIKGIRSIVIIAAKLTPIMVLIYLVTGLLIVIINTSEILGILKEIIESAFSPRSASGGFAGASVMMAVRYGVARGVYSNEAGTGSAPIVHGAAITTSPRSQGLVSMVGVFLDTLVINTITALVILSSADWTMGGTSSVLAAGSFESTLGITGAWVVAASSLLFGFSSLIAWPYYGEQCFAYLFGDKIRITFRWTFCIFMLAGTFYEAEVIWAMGDILNGMMTIPNLIALIGLGGVVVGMAKGQKES
- a CDS encoding DEAD/DEAH box helicase; amino-acid sequence: MMPDPEIIRKLGLSDFIALDIETTGLNASEDQIIEIGATKFHDCEPGESFESFVRPSIKIPTFITKLTGISDHDVADAPDYHEVISDFIEFCGDMPLVAHNSPFDMKFLRTWAAKADAESSGRSEKPQAYFKNDVYDTALLSRIFYWWVNNHKLVTLAEYFGFDESDAHRASSDAERAGYLFLKIVERMLETSYKTISTLHSLFEGTNNSSKKLLYALSGLLNDGEISEGLEQLPNDVKSMRSNVIGKTTTVQLDAAPKLEYINPKEVKAIFQVNGEISLNLKEYEERPQQEDMAFTIAEAFNAGQMLAIEAGTGVGKTLAYLVPSIMWAWNNRPAGQRVVISTRTKNLQDQLFNKDIPFLHKSLPIPFKAVLLKGRNNYLCLTKYYQAIMDPGNWLTEEERIGIAPIVTWINHTKTGDIEENHGFNRNRSYSLWNKISAESGKCGKMKCKQYNGCFLGNVRDAAATADIIVVNHSLLLSDAASNNQVLNDYQNLVIDEAHNLEKDAWQFLGEELSVWKIKRILSGIHENDSVGGGVIDRLLRIVQSVKSLDKMDTILRIIEKVIDQTDKTESAATELFSNLNKLPEWVPKIRTRYVAKIRYKNEDQFFELVSENVDQFIQSAAILGSLIKQLLEIIMDIPMGSSNNGDEAYTDIQNEYEKLVNFIELSERLFEASDQDYVYWVELPTKTDSLDVRLFAVPLNMADTLNEHLYSRLRCAVFTSATLAVAGSFNYFLERTGVGLTDPEKLINKEVGSPFNYSEQAQIGITAYMPPPNSDEFIEQAAKLISAINSTHRKGTLVLFTSYGMMNRFYDSLEPDYRKLGLSLLGQGKDGSRFVLQEKMKKEMGSTLLGTDSFWEGIDVQGDALELLVITKLPFLVPTEPIVLAIEEKLKSEGKNAFTSYSIPEAIIKFRQGFGRLIRSKSDRGTILILDNRLTNKMYGKTFLKSLPSEAQVLQSSDAVLEWIAGFNN